A stretch of Anaeromyxobacter dehalogenans 2CP-1 DNA encodes these proteins:
- the argG gene encoding argininosuccinate synthase, protein MSRIYKSLPPKGTAIGIAFSGGLDTRCAVAWMSEQGMAVHAYTADLAQPDEANPADIPPIALQHGAAKARLVDCREAMVREGIAAIQCGAFHLSSGGKKYFNTTPLGRAVTGTAIVRAMREDGVHVFGDGSTHKGNDIQRFYRYGILVDPQLKIYKPWLDQAFVTAFGGRKEMSEYLERRELPYKMGKEKAYSTDANVLGATHEAKDLERLDSSMRIVEPIMGVAHWKPEVQIAPEEIEITWEQGQPVELNGKRFPSPYELFLEANRIGGRHGLGMSDQIENRVIDAKSRGIYEAPGMALLHLGYERLLSAIHNENTLDLYFTLGRRLGRLLYEGKWFDPEALMLRDGLTRWVAPAVTGSVRVELRRGDDWTVLSTRAEYMSYAPEKLSMERVADPAFTPEDRIGALELQNLSVGDNRDLLLHHLDAVRKLGAATRGPGLGALLGSGEDE, encoded by the coding sequence ATGAGCCGGATCTACAAGTCGCTTCCTCCGAAGGGCACCGCCATCGGCATCGCGTTCAGCGGCGGCCTGGACACGCGCTGCGCGGTGGCCTGGATGTCCGAGCAGGGCATGGCGGTCCACGCCTACACCGCGGACCTCGCCCAGCCCGACGAGGCGAACCCGGCCGACATCCCGCCCATCGCGCTCCAGCACGGCGCGGCGAAGGCGCGGCTGGTGGACTGCCGCGAGGCGATGGTGCGCGAGGGCATCGCCGCCATCCAGTGCGGCGCGTTCCACCTGTCCTCCGGCGGCAAGAAGTACTTCAACACCACGCCGCTCGGCCGCGCGGTCACCGGCACCGCCATCGTGCGCGCCATGCGCGAGGACGGCGTGCACGTCTTCGGCGACGGCTCCACGCACAAGGGCAACGACATCCAGCGGTTCTACCGGTACGGCATCCTGGTGGACCCGCAGCTCAAGATCTACAAGCCCTGGCTCGACCAGGCCTTCGTGACCGCGTTCGGCGGCCGCAAGGAGATGAGCGAGTACCTGGAGCGCCGGGAGCTGCCCTACAAGATGGGCAAGGAGAAGGCCTACTCCACCGACGCGAACGTGCTCGGCGCCACGCACGAGGCGAAGGACCTCGAGCGCCTCGACTCGAGCATGCGGATCGTCGAGCCGATCATGGGCGTGGCGCACTGGAAGCCCGAGGTCCAGATCGCGCCCGAGGAGATCGAGATCACCTGGGAGCAGGGTCAGCCGGTCGAGCTGAACGGGAAGCGCTTCCCCTCGCCGTACGAGCTGTTCCTCGAGGCGAACCGCATCGGCGGGCGCCACGGCCTGGGGATGAGCGACCAGATCGAGAACCGGGTCATCGACGCGAAGAGCCGGGGCATCTACGAGGCCCCCGGCATGGCGCTCCTGCACCTCGGCTACGAGCGGCTGCTCTCCGCCATCCACAACGAGAACACGCTCGACCTGTACTTCACGCTGGGCCGCCGCCTGGGCCGCCTGCTCTACGAGGGCAAGTGGTTCGACCCCGAGGCGCTCATGCTGCGCGACGGGCTCACCCGCTGGGTCGCGCCCGCCGTCACCGGCAGCGTGCGCGTCGAGCTGCGCCGGGGCGACGACTGGACCGTCCTCTCGACCCGCGCCGAGTACATGAGCTACGCGCCGGAGAAGCTGTCGATGGAGCGCGTGGCCGATCCCGCGTTCACGCCGGAGGACCGCATCGGCGCGCTGGAGCTGCAGAACCTGAGCGTGGGCGACAACCGCGACCTGCTGCTGCACCACCTCGACGCCGTCCGGAAGCTGGGCGCCGCGACCCGCGGCCCCGGCCTCGGGGCGCTGCTCGGCTCCGGCGAGGACGAGTGA
- a CDS encoding 4Fe-4S dicluster domain-containing protein, producing MDDRTPCPASTGGPSTRRVLGRRAFLEDVLLLSGGAVVFLAGATAAAPAAAEAASGAPPPADGYQPWEHRWAYLVDPERCIGCGSCVRACSAENHVPDGFFRTWVERYVTGMDGTSVDSPNGGKDGFPALQVAFVATKSFFVPKMCNHCRETPCIQVCPVGASYRTPDGAVLVDGERCIGCAYCVQACPFGSRFLSPETHTAEKCTWCYHRISRGLRPACVEVCPTGARAFGDLRREGDPVRHAIEHDRVAVLQPHLRTEPQCFYLHLDGEVR from the coding sequence ATGGACGACCGCACGCCGTGCCCCGCCTCGACCGGAGGCCCCTCCACCCGGCGCGTCCTCGGCCGCCGCGCGTTCCTGGAGGACGTCCTGCTCCTCTCCGGCGGGGCGGTGGTCTTCCTCGCCGGCGCCACCGCCGCCGCGCCGGCCGCGGCGGAGGCGGCCTCCGGCGCGCCGCCGCCCGCCGACGGCTACCAGCCCTGGGAGCACCGCTGGGCCTACCTCGTCGATCCGGAGCGGTGCATCGGCTGCGGCTCCTGCGTGCGGGCGTGCAGCGCCGAGAACCACGTGCCCGACGGCTTCTTCCGCACCTGGGTCGAGCGCTACGTCACCGGCATGGACGGGACCAGCGTGGACTCGCCGAACGGCGGCAAGGACGGCTTCCCGGCGCTCCAGGTCGCGTTCGTCGCGACGAAGTCGTTCTTCGTGCCGAAGATGTGCAACCACTGCCGCGAGACGCCCTGCATCCAGGTGTGCCCGGTGGGCGCCTCCTACCGCACGCCCGACGGCGCGGTGCTGGTGGACGGCGAGCGCTGCATCGGGTGCGCGTACTGCGTGCAGGCCTGCCCGTTCGGCAGCCGCTTCCTGTCGCCGGAGACGCACACGGCCGAGAAGTGCACCTGGTGCTACCACCGCATCAGCCGCGGGCTGCGCCCGGCGTGCGTCGAGGTCTGCCCCACCGGCGCGCGCGCGTTCGGCGACCTGCGGCGCGAGGGCGATCCGGTGCGACACGCCATCGAGCACGACCGCGTCGCGGTGCTGCAGCCGCACCTGCGCACCGAGCCGCAGTGCTTCTACCTCCACCTCGACGGGGAGGTGCGGTGA
- a CDS encoding methyl-accepting chemotaxis protein: protein MAHARPPSARPARGALARLRDLKLRTKLLVLLAAVNAASAAAFVTISYRVQAGEIRAAVDDKLLTAARAAALFLVPFHDRVDGPASITPEEHLEVQRRLSALAEETGLAYLYTVVAQGSGSAFTSSSATREELASGTGPRFFQTTTHPSPGLVAALADHRVHFDTYVDPTDSLRSVYVPLRSRSGKEFFLGVDVHTATLEGAIRAALWRALATGAAVLALGLLASALMLGPLLARLQRVGATLHLVARGRLDVELEEDGGADEIGRVVEALRGMVAALSGAAGSIRGAADALAAGSGQLAGGAAALSQASSEQASETEQASAAMHEIARHAQENAAAAARTGEAAAGAARGARAGGEAAARTAAAMREVGEKISIVEEIAYQTNLLALNAAIEAARAGEHGRGFAVVASEVRRLAERSRAAAEDIGRLTAASVDLAAQAGTALDAVVPEVERTAALVQQISAGSAAQGASAARVSGALRSLEEIGGRNAAAAEELSSTAEELAAQAEGLRDAIGFFRGVAAGAEPHPPSAPPLRLASGR from the coding sequence ATGGCCCACGCACGCCCTCCCTCCGCGCGGCCCGCTCGCGGCGCGCTCGCGCGCCTGCGCGACCTGAAGCTCCGGACCAAGCTGCTCGTCCTGCTCGCGGCCGTGAACGCGGCCTCGGCGGCCGCGTTCGTGACGATCTCGTACCGCGTGCAGGCCGGCGAGATCCGCGCGGCCGTGGACGACAAGCTGCTCACGGCGGCCCGCGCGGCGGCGCTGTTCCTGGTGCCGTTCCACGACCGGGTCGACGGCCCCGCCTCGATCACGCCCGAGGAGCACCTCGAGGTGCAGCGGCGCCTCTCCGCGCTCGCGGAGGAGACCGGCCTCGCCTACCTGTACACGGTCGTCGCGCAGGGCTCCGGGAGCGCGTTCACGTCGTCGAGCGCCACGCGCGAGGAGCTCGCCTCCGGCACCGGCCCGCGCTTCTTCCAGACCACCACGCACCCGAGCCCGGGCCTGGTGGCGGCGCTCGCGGATCACCGGGTCCACTTCGACACCTACGTCGATCCCACCGACTCGCTGCGCTCGGTCTACGTGCCGCTCCGCTCGCGCAGCGGCAAGGAGTTCTTCCTCGGGGTGGACGTCCACACCGCCACGCTGGAGGGCGCGATCCGGGCGGCGCTGTGGCGCGCGCTCGCCACGGGCGCCGCGGTGCTCGCCCTGGGCCTGCTCGCGTCGGCGCTGATGCTCGGCCCGCTCCTGGCGCGGCTGCAGCGCGTGGGCGCGACCCTCCACCTGGTGGCGCGCGGCCGGCTGGACGTCGAGCTGGAGGAGGACGGCGGGGCGGACGAGATCGGGCGCGTGGTCGAGGCGCTCCGCGGGATGGTGGCGGCGCTCTCCGGTGCGGCCGGGAGCATCCGCGGGGCGGCGGACGCGCTCGCCGCCGGCAGCGGTCAGCTCGCCGGTGGCGCCGCGGCGCTCTCGCAGGCGTCGAGCGAGCAGGCCTCCGAGACCGAGCAGGCCTCGGCGGCCATGCACGAGATCGCGCGGCACGCGCAGGAGAACGCCGCGGCGGCGGCGCGGACCGGCGAGGCCGCGGCGGGCGCGGCCCGGGGCGCCCGCGCCGGCGGCGAGGCGGCGGCCCGGACCGCAGCGGCCATGCGCGAGGTGGGCGAGAAGATCTCGATCGTGGAGGAGATCGCCTACCAGACCAACCTGCTCGCCCTGAACGCGGCCATCGAGGCGGCGCGCGCCGGCGAGCACGGGCGCGGCTTCGCGGTGGTGGCGAGCGAGGTGCGCCGGCTCGCCGAGCGGAGCCGGGCGGCGGCCGAGGACATCGGCCGGCTCACCGCCGCGAGCGTGGACCTCGCCGCGCAGGCCGGGACCGCGCTCGACGCGGTGGTGCCCGAGGTGGAGCGGACCGCGGCCCTCGTCCAGCAGATCTCGGCCGGCAGCGCCGCGCAGGGGGCGAGCGCCGCGCGGGTGAGCGGCGCGCTGCGGAGCCTGGAGGAGATCGGCG